In Procambarus clarkii isolate CNS0578487 chromosome 6, FALCON_Pclarkii_2.0, whole genome shotgun sequence, one DNA window encodes the following:
- the LOC138356095 gene encoding sporozoite surface protein 2-like, which translates to MLSGVMEMLESQQSPNRESQQSPKRESQQSPNRESQQSPNRESQQRPNRVPTVPIESQHSPNSPNRESQQSQQRVPTESQQIVPTVPTESQQSQQSPNRESQQSQQSPNRVPTESPNSPNRFPTESPNSPNRVPTESPNSPNRVPTESPNSPNRVPTVPTESPNSPNRESQQSPNRESQQSQHSPNRESQQSQQSPNSPNRVPTESPNRESQQSPNSPNKESQQRVPTESQQRVTEQRVPTESPNSPNRVPTESPRTESPNRESQQIVPTVPTESPNRVPTESPNRESQQRVPEQRVPTESPNR; encoded by the exons atgttgtccggggttatggagatgct AGAGTCCCAACAGAGTCCCAACAGAGAGTCCCAACAGAGTCCCAAAAGAGAGTCCCAACAGAGTCCCAACAGAGAGTCCCAACAGAGTCCCAACAGAGAGTCCCAACAGAGACCCAACAGAGTCCCAACAGTCCCAATAGAGTCCCAACACAGTCCCAACAGTCCCAACAGAGAGTCCCAACAGTCCCAACAGAGAGTCCCAACAGAGTCCCAACAGATAGTCCCAACAGTCCCAACAGAGTCCCAACAGTCCCAACAAAGTCCCAACAGAGAGTCCCAACAGTCCCAACAGAGTCCCAACAGAGTCCCAACAGAGAGTCCCAACAGTCCCAACAGATTCCCAACAGAGAGTCCCAACAGTCCCAACAGAGTCCCAACAGAGAGTCCCAACAGTCCCAACAGAGTCCCAACAGAGAGTCCCAACAGTCCCAACAGAGTCCCAACAGTCCCAACAGAGAGTCCCAACAGTCCCAACAGAGAGTCCCAACAGAGTCCCAACAGAGAGTCCCAACAGTCCCAACATAGTCCCAACAGAGAGTCCCAACAGTCCCAACAGAGTCCCAACAGTCCCAACAGAGTCCCAACAGAGAGTCCCAACAGAGAGTCCCAACAGAGTCCCAACAGCCCCAACAAAGAGTCCCAACAGAGAGTCCCAACAGAGTCCCAACAGAGAGTCACAGAACAGAGAGTCCCAACAGAGAGTCCCAACAGTCCCAACAGAGTCCCAACAGAGAGTCCCAGAACAGAGAGTCCCAACAGAGAGTCCCAACAGATAGTCCCAACAGTCCCAACAGAGAGTCCCAACAGAGTCCCAACAGAGAGTCCCAACAGAGAGTCCCAACAGAGAGTCCCAGAACAGAGAGTCCCAACAGAGAGTCCCAACAGATAG